The Allostreptomyces psammosilenae sequence CGGCACCGCCGAGGTGCGGGAGGTCTTCCGTTCCTCCAAGTTCGGCACCATCGCCGGTTGCCTCGTCCGCAGCGGCCTCATCCGCCGCAACACCAAGGCCCGTCTCATCCGGGACGGCGCCGTGGTGGCGGAGAACCTCTCGATCGACTCGCTGCGTCGCTTCAAGGACGACGCGACCGAGGTCCGCGAGGGCTTCGAGTGCGGTCTGACCCTGGGGTCGTTCAACGACATCAAGGTCGACGACGTCGTCGAGACGTTCGAGATGCGGGAGAAGCCCCGCGCCTGACCGGCACGGGACTGACCGGCACGGCACGCACGACCGGGGGCCGTCACACGACGGCCCCCGGTCGCGCCGCTCCCGGGCACGGTGCGTCCGGGCGGTGCCGCCCGGCGCCCGGCCCACAACAGAACACCGCTTCCGCACGGCGGCCCCGCTCCGGGTGCCGCCCGCACCGCGCTCCCGGCCGCGCGACCCCCAGGCCGCCACAACACACATGTACGTGGGAACGCTCAGCTTCGACCTGCTTCTCGGCGACGTCCACTCGCTCAAGGAGAAACGCGCGGTAGTCAGGCCCCTGGTGGCCGAGCTGCGCCGCAAGTACGACGTCAGCGCCGCGGAGACGGGCCACCGCGACCTGTACCGGCGCGCCGAGATCGGCGTCTGCCTGGTCTCCGGGGACCCCTCCCACATCGCGTCGGTGCTGGACAACTGCGAGCGCTTCATCGCCTACCGGCCCGAGACGGAGCTGCTCTCCGCCCGTCGCCGGGTCTTCTCCGACGAGGACGAGGACTGACGGCGCCCCTCCGAGGACCGCGCCCGGCCGGCGGCGTAGCCCCGTCCGCGACCGGCGCAGGCCGGTGTCCCACCACCCCACCCATCGACCGAACCGCGCCCGCGCCCGCGGGGGCGGTACGTTGGAGCCCGGTCCCGGGCCGCGAGGCGGCCGGACCGTGGCACCACGTGCGCAGCAGCAGGAGGAGGACCAGTGACCGACACGGCGCGGGCGCGCAAACTCGCCGACCGCATCCGTGTGGTGGTCGCCGAAACCCTGGAACGGCGGATCAAGGATCCGCGACTGGGCTTCGTCACCATCACCGACACCCGCGTCACCGGGGACCTGAGGGAGGCCACGGTCTTCTACACGGTCTTCGGTGACGAGACCGAGCGGGCCGCCTCGGCCGCCGCCCTGGAGAGCGCCAAGGGCATCCTGCGCTCCGAGGTGGGCCGGCAGACCGGCGTGCGCTTCACCCCCAGCCTCACCTTCGTGGCCGACGCGGTGCCGGACACGGCGCGGCACATCGACGACCTGCTCGCGCGGGCCCGGGCCGCCGACGAGGAGGTGCGCACCCGCGCCGCCGGCGCCGGCTACGCGGGCGACGCCGACCCGTACCGGACGCCGGGCGAGGACCTGGTGGACGCCGAGGACGCGACGGACGAGGACGCGACGGACGAGGACGGCGGCACCTTCGGGAGCGGCTCGCGGTGACCACCGGCCCCGGTGACCGCACCCCCCACCAGGGCGGGGACGGCCCGGCCGACGACGCGGCGCCGGCCCCGGCGCCGCGTCGCCGGCCTGCCCGCCTGCTGCCCCGGGACGTGCTCGGCGCGACGGCCGTGCCGCCCCCCGAGCCGCCCGGCACCCCCGGCGCGCCGGCCGCGCCCGCGGAGCGCGCCGCCGGGGCGGGGCCGGTCCGCCCCGGGGAGCGGGACTGGGAGCGGGTCGCCGACCTGTTCCGCGAGGCGGGCAGCGCCGTGCTGCTCTGCCACGTCGCCCCGGACGGCGACGCGCTGGGGTCGGCGCTGGCGATGGCCCTCGGGCTGAGCCGCATCGGGGTGGAGGCCGTGGTCTCCTTCGGTGAGGACCCGCAGGTGGTGCCGGAGTCGCTGAGCTTCCTGCCGGGCCAGGAGTTCCTGGTGCCGCCCGCCCAGGTGCCGGAGAACGCCGACCTGGTCGCCGTCTTCGACGTGGCCTCCCCGGACCGCCTCGGCCTGCTGCGCGGGGCCGCGCTCACCGCCCGCCGCCTGGTCGTAGTGGACCACCACGCCTCCAACGACGCGGCGGCGACCGGTTTCGGCACCGACCTGCTGATCGACCCGACGGCACCCGCCACGGCCGTTCTGGTCGACGAACTGCTGCGCCGGCTCGGCGTGCCGCTCACCGCGCCGATCGCCGCCTGCCTCTACACCGGCGTGGCCACCGACACCGGGTCCTTCCGCTACGCGGCGACCACACCGGCCACCCACGAGCTGGCGGCGCGGCTGCTCGCCACCGGGATCCGCCACGACCTGATGGCGCGGGCCCTGTGGGACACCTCCTCCTTCGGCACGCTGAAGGTGCTGGCCGCGGCCCTGGACCGGGCGGTGCTGGAGCCCGGGGCCGCCGGTGGCCTGGGGCTGGTCTGGACGGTCGTGCCGCGCGCCGATCGGGAACGGCACGGCGTGGAGATGGCGGAGGTGGAGGGGTTCATCGACACCCTCCGCCGCACCGCGGAGGCCGAGGTCGCCCTCGTGCTGAAGGAGGACGACTCCGGCGCGCTGCTCGGCTCCTCCAGGTCCAAGGGCGCGGTGGACGTGGGGCGGGTGTGCGGTGGGCTCGGCGGGGGCGGGCACGCCCTCGCCGCCGGGTTCACCTCCCCCAAGTCGGACGTGGCGGCCACCGTCGAGGCGTTCCGCGGCCTCCTGGAGGAGGCGGTGGCGCCGGGCGGCGGGCCGGGCGGCTGACGCTCCGGGCCGACCGCAACCCGCCGCCCGCGGTCCGCCGACAGCCGCCCGGCCGCCGGCCTT is a genomic window containing:
- a CDS encoding DUF503 domain-containing protein; amino-acid sequence: MYVGTLSFDLLLGDVHSLKEKRAVVRPLVAELRRKYDVSAAETGHRDLYRRAEIGVCLVSGDPSHIASVLDNCERFIAYRPETELLSARRRVFSDEDED
- the rbfA gene encoding 30S ribosome-binding factor RbfA, whose product is MTDTARARKLADRIRVVVAETLERRIKDPRLGFVTITDTRVTGDLREATVFYTVFGDETERAASAAALESAKGILRSEVGRQTGVRFTPSLTFVADAVPDTARHIDDLLARARAADEEVRTRAAGAGYAGDADPYRTPGEDLVDAEDATDEDATDEDGGTFGSGSR
- a CDS encoding DHH family phosphoesterase, whose protein sequence is MTTGPGDRTPHQGGDGPADDAAPAPAPRRRPARLLPRDVLGATAVPPPEPPGTPGAPAAPAERAAGAGPVRPGERDWERVADLFREAGSAVLLCHVAPDGDALGSALAMALGLSRIGVEAVVSFGEDPQVVPESLSFLPGQEFLVPPAQVPENADLVAVFDVASPDRLGLLRGAALTARRLVVVDHHASNDAAATGFGTDLLIDPTAPATAVLVDELLRRLGVPLTAPIAACLYTGVATDTGSFRYAATTPATHELAARLLATGIRHDLMARALWDTSSFGTLKVLAAALDRAVLEPGAAGGLGLVWTVVPRADRERHGVEMAEVEGFIDTLRRTAEAEVALVLKEDDSGALLGSSRSKGAVDVGRVCGGLGGGGHALAAGFTSPKSDVAATVEAFRGLLEEAVAPGGGPGG